From a region of the Stenotrophomonas sp. BIO128-Bstrain genome:
- a CDS encoding NAD(P)H-binding protein translates to MKIALVGATGNIGREITRQALARGHQVTAIVRRETDLPAELEGAQLAVAALDDTDALAAVIAGHDVLASAFGPRPGDAPSTVTTTSAALVKAARQAGVPRFIMVGGAGSLEVAPGVQLVDTEGFPDAYKPVALAARETLKQLQAVDDLDWTFYSPAAEIGPGPQRGGFRTQAKNFLVGADGHSRISYADYADAFVSEIETPQYVRQIATVAY, encoded by the coding sequence ATGAAAATCGCGCTTGTTGGTGCCACCGGCAATATCGGCCGTGAAATCACCCGCCAGGCCCTCGCCCGCGGCCATCAGGTCACCGCCATCGTGCGCCGCGAGACCGACCTGCCGGCCGAACTGGAGGGCGCCCAGCTGGCCGTCGCCGCGCTGGACGATACCGATGCCCTGGCAGCCGTGATCGCCGGCCACGACGTGCTGGCCAGCGCCTTCGGCCCGCGCCCGGGTGATGCGCCGAGCACCGTGACCACCACCAGCGCCGCGCTGGTCAAGGCAGCCCGCCAGGCCGGCGTACCGCGCTTCATCATGGTCGGCGGTGCGGGTAGCCTGGAAGTCGCCCCGGGCGTGCAACTGGTGGACACCGAGGGCTTCCCGGATGCCTACAAGCCGGTCGCCCTGGCCGCGCGCGAGACGCTGAAGCAGCTGCAGGCCGTCGACGACCTGGACTGGACCTTCTACTCGCCCGCCGCCGAGATCGGCCCCGGCCCGCAGCGCGGCGGCTTCCGCACCCAGGCTAAGAATTTCCTGGTCGGTGCCGACGGACACAGCCGGATCAGCTACGCCGACTACGCCGACGCCTTCGTCAGCGAGATCGAAACCCCGCAGTACGTGCGGCAGATCGCCACGGTTGCGTACTGA
- a CDS encoding class I SAM-dependent methyltransferase yields the protein MAAQHDAPLETLFLPFASGALSWPAGPVLFLRARDGAPLREHAQPAQLVCEQSFRPFADALEASGWTVRDEQQLASDATRYAVVLVLPPRQREEAKALFARALALAAPGGIVVACQHNNEGARSGEGDLQQLAGLGGKLTKNHCRAYWTAPLNGQHDAALAQRWASLDAPRAILGGRFQSRPGIFAWDRIDPASALLVEQLPADLAGRGADLGAGFGYLSAEVLARCPNVSALDLYEAEGRALALARENLAALGKPAALGFHWQDVTAGIEGEYDFIVTNPPFHTPSRADRPDIGQRFIAVAAQALRPGGRMWLVANRHLPYEQILNESFGQVRVAAERDGFKLIEATKASKSATPARAPRSTEPKWGRGGRA from the coding sequence ATGGCTGCCCAGCACGACGCTCCCCTGGAAACCCTGTTCCTGCCCTTCGCCAGTGGCGCACTGTCCTGGCCGGCCGGCCCCGTGCTGTTCCTGCGCGCCCGCGACGGCGCGCCGCTGCGCGAGCACGCCCAGCCGGCCCAGCTGGTCTGCGAGCAGAGCTTCCGCCCGTTCGCCGATGCGCTGGAAGCCAGTGGCTGGACCGTACGCGACGAGCAGCAGCTGGCCAGCGACGCCACCCGCTACGCCGTGGTGCTGGTCCTGCCGCCGCGCCAGCGCGAGGAGGCCAAGGCCCTGTTCGCCCGTGCGCTGGCGCTGGCCGCGCCCGGCGGCATCGTGGTGGCCTGCCAGCACAACAACGAAGGTGCCCGCTCCGGCGAAGGCGACCTGCAGCAGTTGGCCGGCCTGGGCGGCAAGCTGACCAAGAACCACTGCCGCGCCTACTGGACCGCGCCGCTCAATGGCCAGCACGACGCCGCGCTGGCGCAGCGCTGGGCGTCGCTGGACGCGCCGCGCGCGATTCTGGGCGGCCGCTTCCAGAGCCGCCCCGGCATCTTCGCCTGGGACCGCATCGACCCGGCCTCGGCGCTGCTGGTGGAGCAGCTGCCGGCCGACCTGGCCGGCCGTGGCGCTGACCTGGGGGCCGGCTTCGGCTACCTGTCCGCTGAAGTGCTGGCCCGCTGCCCGAACGTGAGCGCGCTGGACCTGTACGAGGCCGAAGGCCGCGCCCTGGCCCTGGCCCGCGAGAACCTTGCCGCGCTGGGCAAGCCGGCGGCGCTGGGCTTCCACTGGCAGGACGTCACCGCCGGGATCGAGGGCGAGTACGACTTCATCGTGACCAACCCGCCGTTCCACACGCCCTCGCGTGCCGACCGTCCCGACATCGGCCAGCGCTTCATCGCCGTGGCCGCGCAGGCGCTGCGCCCGGGCGGGCGGATGTGGCTGGTGGCCAACCGCCATCTGCCGTACGAGCAGATCCTCAACGAAAGCTTCGGCCAGGTCCGCGTGGCCGCCGAGCGCGATGGCTTCAAGCTGATCGAAGCGACCAAGGCGAGCAAGAGCGCCACCCCGGCCCGTGCCCCGCGCAGCACCGAGCCGAAGTGGGGCCGCGGAGGCCGCGCATGA
- the btuB gene encoding TonB-dependent vitamin B12 receptor, with protein MKLQIQVLSLAVLSALPLLASAQDEATALDQVLVTATRTPIALQDSISPAQVIDRAEIERSQAPSLQDLLRGRAGINLNNSGGLGKQSSLFLRGTNSAHTLVLIDGVRINTGDLGLAMIQDLPLAQIERIEIVRGPQSSLYGADAIGGVIQIFTRRNAGQFAPHLQLGGGSNGLREASGGFGGSGERGWFGTDIAYQHTDGINACRGSVSPFAGCGADEPDRDGYRNLSMSLRGGYALTDTLSLEGTALRAEGENHYDGYYNYSETLQQVLGGKLRYTPSARFNLTVNVGRADNESDNFNGDTWLGNAQTHRDSASVQADIGIADGQLLSAGVDWSQDNLDGSSAGYLVDSRDNTGVFVQYQGRFGAHHLQASVRNDDNEQFGNHTTGSLGWGLELGSGFRLNASYGTAFKAPTFSDLYDPWSGVPTLDPEKSKSANVGIAQQGDGWRWGLDVYETRIDDLITYDATTFMMSQVEKARIRGAELTGAITVAGFDLNAQLSHTDPRNRTDGSPQFDNWLARRAQNTARLDVDRRFGDFRAGLTANGAGKRYDDAANTVRLGGYGTVDLRLEYALSRDWSVLGRVSNVFDRDYETVAWYNQPGREYRLSVRYQPK; from the coding sequence ATGAAGCTGCAGATCCAAGTCCTTTCCCTGGCCGTGTTGTCGGCCCTGCCCCTGCTGGCGTCGGCCCAGGACGAGGCGACCGCGCTGGACCAGGTACTGGTCACCGCCACCCGCACCCCGATCGCCCTGCAGGACAGCATCTCGCCGGCCCAGGTGATCGACCGCGCCGAGATCGAGCGCAGCCAGGCACCGTCGCTGCAGGACCTGCTGCGCGGCCGGGCCGGCATCAACCTCAACAACAGCGGTGGCCTGGGCAAGCAGAGCTCGCTGTTCCTGCGCGGCACCAACTCGGCCCACACCCTGGTGCTGATCGACGGCGTGCGCATCAACACCGGTGACCTCGGCCTGGCCATGATCCAGGACCTGCCGCTGGCGCAGATCGAGCGCATCGAGATCGTGCGTGGCCCGCAGTCCAGCCTGTACGGCGCCGACGCGATCGGTGGCGTGATCCAGATCTTCACCCGCCGCAATGCTGGCCAGTTCGCCCCGCACCTGCAGCTCGGCGGCGGCAGCAACGGCCTGCGCGAGGCCAGCGGTGGCTTCGGTGGCAGTGGCGAGCGTGGCTGGTTCGGCACCGACATCGCCTACCAGCACACCGACGGCATCAACGCCTGCCGCGGCTCCGTCTCGCCGTTCGCCGGCTGTGGCGCCGATGAGCCCGACCGCGATGGCTACCGCAACCTGTCGATGAGCCTGCGCGGCGGCTATGCGCTGACCGATACGCTGAGCCTGGAAGGCACGGCGCTGCGCGCCGAAGGCGAGAACCACTACGACGGCTACTACAACTACTCCGAGACCCTGCAGCAGGTGCTCGGTGGCAAGCTGCGCTACACGCCCAGCGCGCGCTTCAACCTGACCGTCAATGTCGGCCGTGCCGACAACGAATCGGACAACTTCAACGGTGATACCTGGCTGGGCAACGCGCAGACCCACCGTGACAGCGCCTCGGTGCAGGCCGATATCGGCATCGCCGACGGCCAGCTGCTGAGCGCCGGCGTGGACTGGAGCCAGGACAACCTGGACGGCAGCAGCGCCGGCTATCTGGTCGACAGCCGCGACAATACCGGCGTGTTCGTGCAGTACCAGGGCCGCTTCGGCGCGCACCACCTGCAGGCCAGCGTGCGCAACGACGACAACGAGCAGTTCGGCAACCACACCACCGGCAGCCTCGGCTGGGGCCTGGAGCTGGGCAGCGGCTTCCGCCTCAACGCCAGCTACGGCACCGCGTTCAAGGCCCCGACCTTCAGCGACCTCTACGACCCGTGGAGCGGCGTGCCGACCCTGGACCCGGAAAAATCCAAGAGCGCGAACGTCGGCATTGCCCAGCAGGGCGACGGCTGGCGCTGGGGCCTGGATGTGTACGAAACGCGCATCGATGATCTGATCACGTACGACGCGACGACCTTCATGATGTCGCAGGTCGAGAAGGCCCGCATCCGCGGCGCCGAACTGACCGGTGCGATCACCGTGGCCGGGTTCGACCTCAATGCACAGCTCAGCCACACCGACCCGCGCAACCGCACCGACGGCAGCCCGCAGTTCGACAACTGGCTGGCCCGCCGCGCCCAGAACACCGCGCGCCTGGACGTGGATCGCCGCTTCGGTGACTTCCGTGCCGGCCTCACCGCCAACGGCGCCGGCAAGCGTTACGACGATGCGGCCAACACCGTGCGCCTGGGTGGCTATGGCACCGTGGATCTGCGCCTGGAATACGCGCTGAGCCGCGACTGGTCGGTGCTGGGCCGCGTCAGCAATGTGTTCGACCGCGATTACGAAACCGTTGCCTGGTACAACCAGCCGGGCCGCGAGTACCGCCTGAGCGTGCGTTACCAGCCGAAATAA
- a CDS encoding MBL fold metallo-hydrolase: MPNVSRTTLALALALGTALTVSPPAISHAAAATAEAHVLQVQPYHPGDEALFSVASTLITGRHDAILVDAQFAASDAAQLVQRIRASGKRLTTIYISHGDPDYYFGLATLQDAFPDAQVLATPATVAHINATQAAKLAYWGPQMGAGKPTRIVIPEPLDRDTLTLEGQPIKIIGLTGPTPDRTVLWIPALRTILGGIPIVAGEHVWMADTQSAQSHAHWLQTLATIKALKPTRVIPGHYATGAALDISAVDFTADYIRAFDEETARSNDANALIAAMKKRYPNLAGESSLELSAKVAKGEMQWP, encoded by the coding sequence ATGCCGAACGTTTCCCGCACCACCCTGGCCCTGGCGTTGGCGCTCGGTACCGCGCTCACCGTCAGCCCACCGGCCATCAGCCACGCCGCTGCGGCCACCGCCGAAGCCCACGTGCTGCAGGTGCAGCCCTACCACCCCGGCGACGAGGCGCTGTTCTCGGTCGCGTCCACCCTGATCACCGGCCGCCACGACGCCATCCTGGTCGACGCCCAGTTCGCCGCATCCGACGCCGCCCAGCTGGTGCAGCGCATCCGCGCCTCCGGCAAACGGCTGACCACGATCTACATCAGCCACGGCGACCCCGACTACTACTTCGGCCTGGCCACCCTGCAGGACGCCTTCCCCGACGCCCAAGTCCTCGCCACCCCCGCAACCGTTGCCCACATCAACGCCACCCAGGCCGCCAAACTCGCGTACTGGGGCCCGCAGATGGGTGCAGGCAAACCCACCCGCATCGTCATCCCCGAACCCCTCGACCGCGACACCCTCACCCTCGAAGGCCAACCGATCAAGATCATCGGCCTCACCGGTCCCACCCCGGACCGCACCGTCCTGTGGATCCCCGCCCTGCGCACCATCCTCGGCGGCATCCCGATCGTCGCCGGCGAACACGTCTGGATGGCCGACACCCAAAGCGCCCAATCGCACGCGCACTGGCTGCAGACCCTGGCCACCATCAAGGCCCTGAAGCCGACGCGCGTCATCCCGGGCCACTACGCAACGGGTGCCGCCCTGGACATCAGCGCCGTGGATTTCACCGCCGACTACATCCGCGCCTTCGACGAAGAAACGGCACGCAGCAACGACGCCAACGCACTGATTGCCGCGATGAAAAAACGCTATCCGAACCTGGCGGGCGAGAGCTCACTGGAACTGAGCGCGAAAGTAGCCAAGGGTGAAATGCAGTGGCCGTAA
- the gph gene encoding phosphoglycolate phosphatase (PGP is an essential enzyme in the glycolate salvage pathway in higher organisms (photorespiration in plants). Phosphoglycolate results from the oxidase activity of RubisCO in the Calvin cycle when concentrations of carbon dioxide are low relative to oxygen. This enzyme is a member of the Haloacid Dehalogenase (HAD) superfamily of aspartate-nucleophile hydrolase enzymes (PF00702).): MSYPYPLVVFDLDGTLVDSAADIAEALNRTLEDWQLPRVPEATVLTWIGDGVRRLVEQAFDAAGSAVELDKVMPGFMRHYEACLLRSPRLFDGVTDTLAALRERAVTLAICTNKPSALVAPLLQHFGLQDQFALVLGGDSLPERKPSGAPLRHIAARFEVAVEAALMVGDSITDYRAAVDAGMPVALVRYGYPRGLDLDNVEAVAVMDDLRELLAL; encoded by the coding sequence GTGTCGTACCCGTATCCGTTGGTGGTGTTCGATCTGGATGGCACGCTGGTGGACAGCGCCGCCGATATCGCCGAGGCGTTGAACCGCACGCTGGAGGACTGGCAGTTGCCGCGCGTGCCCGAGGCCACCGTGCTGACCTGGATCGGCGATGGTGTGCGCCGGTTGGTGGAGCAGGCATTCGATGCGGCTGGCAGCGCCGTCGAACTGGACAAGGTGATGCCCGGTTTCATGCGGCACTACGAGGCGTGCCTGTTGCGCAGCCCACGTCTGTTTGATGGTGTGACCGACACGTTGGCCGCATTGCGCGAACGCGCGGTGACGCTGGCGATCTGCACCAACAAGCCGTCGGCGCTGGTGGCGCCGTTGCTGCAGCATTTCGGGTTGCAGGATCAGTTCGCGCTGGTGCTGGGCGGAGATTCGCTGCCGGAACGCAAGCCCAGTGGTGCGCCGTTGCGGCATATCGCGGCGCGCTTCGAGGTGGCCGTCGAGGCGGCCCTGATGGTGGGTGATTCGATCACCGATTACCGCGCCGCGGTGGATGCAGGCATGCCGGTGGCGCTGGTGCGCTATGGCTATCCTCGCGGGCTGGATCTGGACAATGTCGAGGCAGTGGCCGTGATGGACGATCTGCGGGAATTGTTGGCGCTCTAA
- the fabA gene encoding 3-hydroxyacyl-[acyl-carrier-protein] dehydratase FabA: protein MTRLNAFSRDQLLASARGELFGPGSGRLPNDPMLMFDRITDIREDGGPHGKGMVRAELDIRPDLWFFDCHFLGDPVMPGCLGLDAMWQLTGFFLTWIGAPGRGRALGCGEVKFTGQVLPNAKLVTYEIDISRVINRKLVMAQSDARMLVDGREIYAAKDLRVGLFTSTENF from the coding sequence ATGACTCGTCTCAACGCGTTCTCGCGCGACCAGCTGCTGGCCAGCGCCCGCGGTGAACTGTTCGGCCCGGGCAGCGGTCGCCTGCCCAATGATCCGATGCTGATGTTCGATCGCATCACCGATATCCGCGAGGACGGCGGCCCGCACGGCAAAGGCATGGTACGCGCCGAACTGGATATCCGCCCTGACCTGTGGTTCTTCGACTGCCATTTCCTCGGCGACCCGGTCATGCCCGGCTGCCTCGGCCTGGATGCCATGTGGCAGCTGACCGGCTTCTTCCTGACCTGGATCGGTGCGCCCGGCCGTGGCCGCGCCCTGGGTTGCGGTGAAGTGAAGTTCACCGGGCAGGTGCTGCCGAACGCCAAGCTGGTCACTTACGAAATCGATATCTCCCGCGTCATCAACCGCAAGCTGGTGATGGCCCAGTCCGACGCCCGCATGCTCGTCGATGGCCGCGAAATCTACGCTGCCAAAGACCTGCGTGTAGGTCTGTTCACTTCCACTGAGAACTTCTGA
- a CDS encoding LysR family transcriptional regulator produces the protein MDRMTAMNVFVEVAERGSLTAAAEALEMSRAMVTRYLAEVERWLGARLLHRTTRRISLTGPGEAALLRFRQMLAIGDELRGELAADNPEPHGLLRVTASVSFGQIHLAAAVAAFVKRHPLTRVELLLVDRVVNLVEERVDIAVRISRAIDPSLIARPLAPCRSVLCAAPSYLAEHGTPTTADALAAHNCLTHHYVGKSVWHLQRDGRKIAVAVGGNISANEASLLLEAVRAGAGIAMLPTYQIAPLLRSGELIEVLPNYEVEGLGIHAVYASRRQLPTIMRSFLDFLVERFASPAFLAQI, from the coding sequence ATGGACCGGATGACCGCCATGAACGTGTTCGTCGAGGTCGCCGAGCGCGGCAGCCTGACCGCAGCGGCCGAGGCACTGGAGATGTCGCGGGCGATGGTGACCCGTTATCTGGCCGAGGTGGAGCGCTGGCTGGGCGCGCGGCTGTTGCACCGGACCACGCGCCGGATCAGCCTGACCGGGCCGGGCGAAGCCGCGCTGCTGCGGTTCCGTCAGATGCTGGCGATCGGTGATGAGCTGCGCGGTGAGCTGGCCGCGGACAACCCCGAGCCGCACGGGCTGCTGCGGGTCACCGCGAGTGTCTCCTTCGGGCAGATCCACCTGGCGGCGGCGGTGGCGGCGTTCGTCAAGCGGCATCCGCTCACCCGCGTGGAACTGCTGCTGGTGGATCGGGTGGTGAATCTGGTCGAAGAGCGCGTGGACATCGCGGTGCGCATTTCGCGCGCGATCGATCCGAGTCTGATCGCGCGGCCGTTGGCGCCGTGCCGTTCGGTGCTGTGCGCGGCGCCGTCGTACCTGGCCGAGCACGGCACGCCGACCACCGCCGACGCACTGGCCGCGCACAACTGCCTGACGCACCACTATGTCGGCAAGAGCGTGTGGCACCTGCAACGCGACGGACGGAAGATCGCGGTGGCGGTGGGCGGCAACATCAGTGCCAATGAAGCGTCGCTGCTGCTCGAAGCGGTGCGCGCCGGCGCCGGCATCGCGATGTTGCCGACGTACCAGATCGCCCCATTGCTCCGCAGTGGCGAGCTGATCGAGGTGCTGCCTAATTACGAAGTGGAAGGCTTGGGTATCCACGCGGTGTATGCGTCACGCCGGCAGCTGCCGACGATCATGCGCAGCTTCCTGGATTTCCTGGTGGAACGTTTTGCCAGCCCGGCATTCCTGGCGCAGATCTGA
- the fabB gene encoding beta-ketoacyl-ACP synthase I, which produces MRRVVITGMGITSCLGNDLDTVSSALREGRAGIRHLPDHAEAGLRSHVGGNIELDLDAQIDRKVKRFMSDASAYAYIAMRDAIADAGLDEAQVANPRTGLIAGSGGGSSQWQVESADILRARGVRKVGPYMVPRTMCSTVSACLATAFQIKGLSYSLSAACATSAHCIGAAADLIRHGAQDVMFAGGGEDLHWSMSVMFDAMGALSTRFNETPASASRPYDKDRDGFVIAGGGGMLVLEDYDHAVARGARIYAELVGYGVTSDGADMVAPSGEGAVRCMNMAMEHLTGPIDYLNTHGTSTPLGDVTELKAVREVFGETIPPLSSTKALSGHSLGAASVHEAIYCLLMMRDGFIAGSANIGELDPLVEGFPIVRETQPAQLNTVMSNSFGFGGTNAALVFSRI; this is translated from the coding sequence ATGCGTCGCGTAGTCATTACCGGAATGGGCATCACCTCGTGCCTGGGCAACGATCTGGACACCGTGTCCTCGGCACTGCGTGAAGGCCGCGCCGGCATCCGCCACCTGCCGGACCACGCCGAAGCCGGCCTGCGCAGCCACGTCGGCGGCAACATCGAACTGGACCTGGATGCGCAGATCGACCGCAAGGTGAAGCGCTTCATGAGCGATGCCTCGGCCTACGCCTACATCGCCATGCGCGACGCCATCGCCGATGCCGGCCTGGACGAGGCGCAGGTCGCCAACCCGCGTACCGGCCTGATCGCCGGCTCCGGTGGCGGCTCCAGCCAGTGGCAGGTGGAATCGGCCGACATCCTGCGCGCCCGTGGCGTGCGCAAGGTCGGCCCGTACATGGTGCCGCGCACGATGTGCTCCACCGTGTCGGCCTGCCTGGCCACCGCGTTCCAGATCAAGGGCCTGAGCTACTCGCTGTCGGCCGCCTGCGCTACCTCGGCGCACTGCATCGGCGCCGCCGCCGACCTGATCCGCCACGGCGCACAGGACGTGATGTTTGCCGGTGGTGGTGAAGACCTGCACTGGTCGATGAGCGTGATGTTCGATGCGATGGGCGCGCTGTCGACCCGTTTCAACGAGACCCCGGCCTCGGCGTCGCGCCCGTACGACAAGGACCGCGACGGTTTCGTCATCGCCGGTGGCGGCGGCATGCTGGTGCTGGAAGACTACGACCACGCCGTGGCCCGTGGCGCGCGCATCTACGCCGAACTGGTCGGCTACGGCGTCACCTCCGACGGTGCCGACATGGTCGCCCCGTCCGGTGAAGGCGCGGTGCGCTGCATGAACATGGCGATGGAGCACCTCACCGGCCCGATCGACTACCTCAACACGCACGGCACCTCGACCCCACTGGGCGATGTCACCGAGCTGAAGGCGGTCCGTGAAGTGTTCGGCGAGACCATCCCGCCGCTGTCCTCGACCAAGGCGCTGTCCGGCCACTCGCTGGGCGCGGCAAGCGTGCACGAAGCGATCTACTGCCTGCTGATGATGCGTGACGGCTTCATCGCCGGCTCGGCCAACATCGGCGAGCTGGACCCGCTGGTGGAAGGCTTCCCGATCGTGCGCGAGACGCAGCCGGCACAGCTGAACACCGTGATGTCCAACAGCTTCGGCTTTGGTGGCACGAACGCAGCGCTGGTGTTCAGCCGCATCTGA
- a CDS encoding HAD family phosphatase, whose amino-acid sequence MSAFAALPFLPDAVIFDMDGLMIDSERVSIACWSQAAQELALPFPEGFWLRMVGLGDRDCERLLLQTVNAEQVAALFARCHDLYEARTQQGLPLRPGILEILQLLHDHGVPRAVATSTRQPRASRKLAAAGLLPFFEVVVTSSDVSRPKPAPDIYLLAAQKLGKDPARCLALEDSPAGIRAAVGAGMTAIQVPDLVHPDEELRALGHRIVGSLLDARALLMPLLPPP is encoded by the coding sequence ATGAGTGCTTTCGCCGCGCTGCCGTTCCTGCCCGATGCCGTCATCTTCGACATGGACGGCCTGATGATCGACAGCGAGCGGGTCTCGATCGCGTGCTGGTCGCAGGCGGCGCAGGAACTGGCGCTGCCGTTCCCGGAGGGGTTCTGGCTGCGCATGGTGGGCCTGGGTGACCGCGACTGCGAGCGCCTGCTGCTGCAGACGGTGAATGCCGAGCAGGTCGCTGCGCTGTTCGCGCGCTGCCATGACCTGTATGAAGCGCGCACGCAGCAGGGCCTGCCGCTGCGCCCGGGCATCCTGGAGATCCTGCAGCTGCTGCACGATCACGGTGTGCCGCGCGCGGTCGCAACCTCCACGCGCCAGCCGCGCGCCTCGCGCAAGTTGGCCGCCGCCGGCCTGCTGCCGTTCTTCGAGGTGGTGGTGACCAGCAGTGACGTGTCGCGTCCCAAGCCGGCGCCGGACATCTACCTGCTCGCGGCGCAGAAGCTGGGCAAGGACCCGGCGCGCTGCCTGGCGCTGGAAGATTCCCCGGCCGGCATCCGCGCGGCGGTGGGTGCGGGCATGACCGCGATCCAGGTGCCGGACCTGGTGCACCCGGATGAGGAACTGCGTGCGCTGGGGCATCGCATCGTGGGTTCGCTGCTGGATGCGCGGGCGTTGTTGATGCCGTTGCTGCCTCCTCCTTGA
- the dinB gene encoding DNA polymerase IV, producing the protein MSRPRKIIHVDMDAFYASVEQRDDPSLRGKPVVVAWRGMRSVVCAASYEARVFGVRSAMPAVRAERLCPDAVFVPPDFVRYKAVSRQVREIFLRHTELVEPLSLDEAYLDVTEHKGGMTVATEIAQIIRAQIREETQLTASAGIAPNKFLAKIASDWRKPDGQFVVPPHRIEQFLTPLPVNRVPGVGKVMAAKLAELGIATVGDLRSLPLEELEARFGTFGGRLFNRARGIDERPVEPDQPVQSISSEDTFAEDLLLEDLAPAIVQLAEKTWQATRKTDRVGHTVVLKLKTSQFRIITRSFTPESPPDSMEELRDIALGLRARVELPLETRYRLVGVGLGGFREREVVRQPGLFDHLGDV; encoded by the coding sequence GTGTCCCGCCCCCGCAAGATCATTCACGTCGACATGGATGCGTTTTACGCGTCCGTGGAGCAGCGCGACGATCCCTCGTTGCGGGGCAAACCGGTGGTGGTGGCGTGGCGCGGCATGCGCTCGGTGGTGTGCGCGGCCTCCTACGAAGCGCGCGTGTTCGGCGTGCGCTCGGCGATGCCCGCGGTACGCGCGGAGCGGCTGTGTCCGGATGCGGTGTTCGTGCCCCCGGATTTCGTCCGTTACAAGGCGGTGTCCCGCCAGGTGCGCGAGATTTTCCTGCGGCATACGGAGCTGGTGGAGCCGTTGTCGCTGGATGAGGCGTATCTCGATGTGACCGAGCACAAGGGCGGCATGACGGTGGCGACGGAGATTGCACAGATCATCCGCGCGCAGATCCGCGAGGAGACGCAGCTGACGGCGTCGGCGGGGATCGCGCCGAACAAGTTTCTGGCCAAGATCGCCTCGGATTGGCGCAAGCCGGATGGGCAGTTCGTGGTGCCGCCGCATCGCATCGAGCAGTTCCTGACGCCGTTGCCGGTGAACCGCGTGCCGGGCGTGGGCAAGGTGATGGCGGCCAAGCTGGCCGAGCTGGGCATCGCCACGGTGGGCGATCTGCGTTCGCTGCCGCTGGAGGAACTGGAGGCGCGCTTCGGGACGTTCGGCGGGCGCTTGTTCAATCGTGCGCGCGGCATCGATGAGCGACCGGTGGAGCCGGATCAGCCGGTGCAGTCGATTTCGTCGGAAGACACGTTCGCGGAGGATCTGCTGCTGGAGGATCTGGCGCCGGCGATCGTGCAGCTGGCGGAGAAGACGTGGCAGGCGACGCGCAAGACCGACCGGGTGGGGCATACGGTGGTGCTGAAGTTGAAGACCTCGCAGTTCCGGATCATTACGCGCAGTTTCACGCCGGAGTCGCCGCCGGATTCGATGGAGGAACTGCGGGATATTGCGCTGGGGTTGCGGGCGCGGGTGGAGCTGCCGCTGGAGACGCGGTATCGGTTGGTGGGGGTGGGGTTGGGGGGATTCCGGGAGCGGGAGGTGGTGCGCCAGCCGGGGTTGTTTGATCATCTGGGCGATGTGTAG
- a CDS encoding pseudouridine synthase: MKLVKLLANLGYGSRKQVQGMFRAGLITDADGEVLYADDAVAHEAIRVEGEPLDPPQGLTLMLHKPRGYTCSTKDKGRLIYDLLPPRYRERAPVLSSVGRLDRDTSGLLLMTDDGALLHRIVSPKSRLDKAYEVTLAEDLRGDETARFASGGLLLESDDKPLLPAELHVNGPRQAQLVLHEGRYHQARRMFAAVGNHVEALHRSRIGGLSLGDLPEGEWRTLDAADLETLFNVP; the protein is encoded by the coding sequence ATGAAGCTGGTCAAGCTGTTGGCCAACCTGGGCTATGGCAGCCGCAAGCAGGTGCAGGGGATGTTCCGCGCTGGCCTGATCACCGATGCCGACGGCGAGGTGCTGTACGCCGACGACGCGGTCGCGCATGAGGCGATCCGGGTCGAGGGCGAGCCGCTGGACCCGCCGCAGGGGCTGACCCTGATGCTGCACAAGCCGCGCGGCTACACCTGTTCGACCAAGGACAAAGGCCGGCTGATCTACGACCTGCTGCCGCCGCGTTACCGCGAGCGTGCGCCGGTGCTGTCCTCGGTGGGCCGCCTGGACCGCGACACCAGCGGCCTGCTGCTGATGACCGATGACGGCGCGCTGCTGCACCGGATCGTGTCGCCGAAATCGCGCCTGGACAAGGCCTACGAGGTCACCCTGGCCGAGGACCTGCGCGGCGATGAAACCGCGCGTTTCGCCAGCGGCGGGCTGCTGCTGGAATCGGACGACAAGCCGTTGCTGCCGGCCGAGCTGCACGTGAACGGCCCGCGCCAGGCGCAGCTGGTCCTGCACGAGGGCCGCTACCACCAGGCGCGCCGGATGTTCGCGGCGGTCGGCAACCACGTCGAGGCGCTGCACCGCAGCCGCATCGGCGGGCTCTCGCTGGGCGATCTGCCGGAAGGCGAGTGGCGCACGCTGGACGCGGCCGATCTCGAGACACTGTTCAACGTCCCATGA